A genomic segment from Solenopsis invicta isolate M01_SB chromosome 5, UNIL_Sinv_3.0, whole genome shotgun sequence encodes:
- the LOC105202345 gene encoding ABC transporter F family member 4, whose product MRLWILLTALLLVAILVTETSAKKSSKDVKAKDGSKKENKIDVEYRTKDKQSKKKDKYVKEEKKRKSSSSEQNIKGSSETYPEAENSYKSEQKSKNKRNKREENVEVINEEENSNSEKKLKYSKDKTKTETQNKKNKNAKEQLKESEEIEVSQNSEVRQKSKKSLKGGKNKKQSKNIEEIENIDQNSDSDVQSKKKTKRCKSENSENVKNVVNKNEKKSKNDKKKKNEEISKNTKSEEVEEEVFETDVPSEDSEQEETVTKTKKNKQASQETSKKNKKNRKRREVVQEEEEAEQEQPNKTKSKKNKSKATVSVKEEEEENVNECDTNGIDESEEDYIEEIDDESTEY is encoded by the exons ATGAG ATTATGGATATTGTTAACTGCGCTTTTATTAGTTGCAATACTTGTGACGGAAACCTCTGCAAAAAAATCAAGCAAAGATGTAAAAGCGAAAGATGgcagtaaaaaagaaaacaagattGATGTAGAATACCGTACAAA ggATAAACAGTCAAAGAAAAAAGACAAGTATgtgaaagaagagaaaaagaggaaaagtaGTTCATCAGAGCAAAACATCAAAGGTTCTTCCGAAACATATCCAGAAGCGGAAAATTCTTACAAATCAGAAcagaaatctaaaaataaacgGAACAAACGAGAGGAAAATGTTGAAGTAATAAATGAAGAAGAGAATAGCAACagtgaaaagaaattaaagtacTCGAAAGATAAGACAAAAACAGAAAcgcaaaataagaaaaacaaaaatgctAAAGAACAATTAAAAGAATCCGAAGAAATTGAAGTTTCTCAAAATTCCGAAGTTCGTCAGAAGtcaaagaaaagtttaaagggagggaaaaataagaaacaatcaaaaaatattgaGGAAATAGAGAATATAGATCAAAATTCAGATTCTGATGttcaaagtaaaaagaaaacaaaacgcTGTAAATCGGAAAATTCTGAAAACGTTAAGAATGttgttaataaaaatgagaaaaagtccaaaaatgataagaaaaagaaaaatgaagagaTATCCAAAAACACTAAATCCGAGGAAGTTGAGGAAGAAGTATTCGAAACCGATGTACCATCTGAAGATTCCGAACAAGAAGAAACTGTGACTAAGACAAAGAAGAATAAACAGGCATCTCAGGAAACATCgaagaaaaacaagaaaaatagaaagaggCGTGAAGTAGttcaagaagaagaggaagccGAACAAGAGCAACCAAATAAAACCAAAAGCAAGAAAAACAAATCAAAAGCAACCGTTTCtgtcaaagaagaagaagaagaaaacgtaAATGAATGTGACACGAATGGAATCGACGAATCTGAAGAAGATTACATAGAGGAAATAGATGATGAGTCTACGGAATACTAA